Proteins from one Streptosporangium becharense genomic window:
- a CDS encoding PDR/VanB family oxidoreductase: protein MTSLDLRIATKTQVADGVVALTLEHPHGGRLPDWTPGAHIDLILPNGLTRQYSLCGDRWDPHTYRIGVLRELDGRGGSAYVHDVLAEGDTVAIGGPRNNFPLAPSERYLFIAGGIGVTPLLPMIYQAELLDADWHLLYGGRTRASMAFTGELARYGERVTLAPQDECGLLDLPDRLPQGTRVYCCGPAGLLEALERRAADWPAGSLRTERFVAKDLGTPARDEPFEVELRRSGLSVTVAPGQSVLQAINDAGVGVLSSCRHGLCGTCETGVLEGEPDHRDALLDDAERAAGDCMFVCVSRSRSDRLVLDL from the coding sequence ATGACCTCGCTGGACCTGAGAATCGCGACGAAGACGCAGGTGGCCGATGGCGTAGTGGCCCTGACCCTGGAGCACCCGCACGGCGGGCGGCTGCCGGACTGGACGCCCGGCGCGCACATCGACCTCATCCTGCCGAACGGGTTGACCCGCCAGTACTCGCTGTGCGGCGACCGCTGGGACCCGCACACCTATCGGATCGGCGTGCTGCGCGAGCTGGACGGCCGGGGCGGATCGGCCTACGTCCACGACGTGCTGGCCGAGGGCGACACGGTCGCGATCGGCGGACCGCGCAACAACTTCCCCCTCGCGCCGTCCGAGCGGTACCTGTTCATCGCCGGCGGCATCGGCGTCACGCCGCTGCTGCCCATGATCTACCAGGCCGAACTGCTGGACGCGGACTGGCACCTGCTGTACGGCGGGCGGACCCGGGCGTCGATGGCGTTCACCGGCGAGCTGGCCCGCTACGGCGAGCGGGTCACCCTCGCCCCGCAGGACGAATGCGGTCTGCTCGACCTGCCCGATCGGCTACCGCAGGGCACCAGGGTCTACTGCTGCGGTCCTGCGGGGTTGCTGGAGGCGCTGGAGCGACGGGCCGCGGACTGGCCCGCCGGATCGCTGCGCACCGAACGGTTCGTGGCCAAGGACCTGGGCACACCCGCCCGCGACGAGCCGTTCGAGGTGGAGTTGCGCCGTTCGGGGTTGTCGGTGACGGTCGCCCCCGGCCAGTCCGTCCTGCAAGCGATCAATGATGCCGGGGTTGGCGTGCTGTCCTCCTGCCGGCACGGCCTGTGCGGCACCTGCGAGACCGGCGTGCTGGAGGGAGAGCCGGACCACCGCGACGCGCTGCTGGACGACGCCGAGCGGGCGGCTGGGGACTGCATGTTCGTCTGCGTCTCCCGCTCCCGCTCCGACCGCCTTGTCCTCGACCTGTGA
- a CDS encoding S-(hydroxymethyl)mycothiol dehydrogenase produces MTYKAQAVIARAKGGPVSVETILIPAPGPGEAVVTVQACGVCHTDLHYREGGINDDFPFLLGHEAAGVVEAVGEGVTEVAPGDFVILNWRAVCGRCRACLRGRPWYCFNTHNATQKMTLEDGTELSAALGIGAFAEKTLVAAGQCTKVDQAAAATVAGLLGCGVMAGIGAAINTGGVTRGDSVAVIGCGGVGDAAILGASLAGASKIIAVDVDDRKLGWATDFGATHTVNSRQSDPVEAIRELTGGFGADVVIEAVGRPETYKQAFYARDLAGTVVLVGVPTPEMTLELPLLDVFGRGGALKSSWYGDCLPSRDFPMLIDLYLQGRLDLDRFVSETIGLGDVEDAFAKMHRGEVLRSVVVL; encoded by the coding sequence ATGACATACAAAGCTCAGGCAGTGATCGCCCGCGCCAAGGGCGGACCGGTGTCCGTCGAGACCATCCTGATACCCGCCCCGGGTCCAGGTGAGGCGGTGGTCACCGTGCAGGCGTGCGGGGTCTGCCACACCGACCTGCACTACCGCGAGGGCGGGATCAACGACGACTTCCCGTTCCTGCTCGGCCACGAGGCCGCCGGGGTGGTCGAGGCGGTCGGCGAGGGCGTCACCGAGGTCGCCCCCGGCGACTTCGTGATCCTGAACTGGCGGGCGGTGTGCGGCCGGTGCCGCGCCTGCCTGCGCGGGCGCCCGTGGTACTGCTTCAACACCCACAACGCCACGCAGAAGATGACCCTGGAGGACGGCACCGAGCTGTCTGCGGCGCTGGGCATCGGTGCGTTCGCCGAGAAGACCCTGGTCGCGGCCGGACAGTGCACCAAGGTCGACCAGGCGGCGGCCGCGACGGTGGCCGGGCTGCTGGGCTGCGGGGTGATGGCGGGCATCGGCGCGGCGATCAACACCGGCGGCGTGACCCGCGGCGACAGTGTGGCCGTGATCGGCTGCGGCGGGGTCGGTGACGCGGCGATCCTGGGGGCGTCGCTGGCCGGCGCCTCGAAGATCATCGCGGTGGACGTGGACGACCGCAAGCTCGGCTGGGCCACGGACTTCGGCGCCACCCACACGGTCAACTCCCGCCAGAGCGATCCGGTGGAGGCGATCCGGGAGCTGACCGGTGGGTTCGGCGCGGACGTGGTCATCGAGGCGGTCGGCCGCCCGGAGACCTACAAGCAGGCCTTCTACGCCCGCGACCTGGCCGGGACCGTGGTGCTGGTCGGCGTGCCCACCCCGGAGATGACGCTGGAGCTGCCGCTGCTGGACGTCTTCGGCCGCGGCGGCGCGCTGAAGTCCTCCTGGTACGGCGACTGCCTGCCCAGCCGCGACTTCCCGATGCTCATCGACCTGTACCTGCAGGGCCGCCTGGATCTGGACCGGTTCGTCTCCGAGACGATCGGCCTGGGCGACGTCGAGGACGCCTTCGCCAAGATGCACCGCGGCGAGGTGCTGCGCTCGGTGGTGGTCCTGTGA
- a CDS encoding cytochrome P450, which produces MTTLPVLDADPFAHDVLEDPVPLHTALLAAGPVVHLPRYDVYALARHEHVHAALADWQSFPSGAGVGLSNFRHEKPWRPPSLLLEADPPRHDAPRAVLTRILGPRALRRLRERWSAEAEDLVEKVLAEHEFDAVTSLAEAFPLRVFPDAVGIPREGRENLLPYGDHLFNAFGPANDLVAKGDPRVSELTAWVDAQCRREVLADGGFGAQIWAAADRGDITCEQAPLVVRSLLSAGVDTTVHGLAAVLYAFATHPEQWRRLREDPGLARVAFDEAVRWQSPVQTFFRTADRDVPIGNEIIPEGKKILMFLAAANRDPRRWDDPDAFDLSRDPSGHVGFGMGIHQCVGQHVARLEAEALLIALARRVDRFELAGTPRRHHNNTLRAWESLPIRVHLEQRIR; this is translated from the coding sequence ATGACCACCCTGCCCGTGCTGGACGCAGATCCGTTCGCCCATGACGTGCTGGAAGATCCCGTACCACTGCACACCGCCCTGCTGGCGGCCGGCCCGGTGGTCCACCTGCCCCGCTACGACGTCTACGCCCTCGCCCGCCACGAGCACGTGCACGCCGCGCTGGCCGACTGGCAGAGCTTCCCGTCCGGGGCCGGGGTGGGACTGAGCAACTTCCGCCATGAGAAGCCGTGGCGCCCGCCCAGTCTGCTGCTGGAGGCCGACCCGCCCCGGCATGACGCCCCGCGTGCCGTCCTGACCAGGATTCTCGGCCCGCGAGCACTGCGCAGGCTGCGCGAGCGATGGTCCGCCGAGGCCGAGGACCTGGTGGAGAAGGTACTGGCCGAGCACGAATTCGACGCGGTCACGTCGCTCGCCGAGGCCTTCCCGCTGCGAGTGTTCCCCGACGCGGTCGGCATCCCCCGCGAGGGCCGGGAGAACCTGCTGCCCTACGGTGACCACCTCTTCAACGCCTTCGGCCCGGCCAACGACCTGGTGGCCAAGGGCGATCCCCGGGTGAGCGAGCTGACGGCCTGGGTCGACGCCCAGTGCCGGCGCGAGGTTCTGGCCGATGGCGGATTCGGCGCGCAGATCTGGGCGGCGGCGGATCGCGGCGACATCACCTGCGAGCAGGCGCCGCTGGTCGTGCGCTCCCTGTTGTCGGCCGGGGTCGACACTACCGTGCACGGCCTGGCCGCCGTGCTGTACGCCTTCGCCACCCATCCCGAGCAGTGGAGGCGACTGCGCGAGGACCCCGGCCTGGCGCGGGTCGCGTTCGACGAGGCCGTGCGCTGGCAATCGCCCGTACAGACCTTCTTCCGCACCGCGGACCGTGACGTCCCGATCGGCAATGAGATCATCCCCGAGGGCAAGAAGATCCTGATGTTCCTCGCCGCGGCCAACCGCGATCCGCGCCGCTGGGACGACCCCGACGCCTTCGACCTGTCCCGTGACCCCTCCGGGCACGTCGGCTTCGGCATGGGCATCCACCAGTGCGTCGGCCAGCACGTCGCCCGCCTGGAGGCCGAGGCACTGCTGATCGCGCTGGCACGCCGCGTCGACCGCTTCGAGCTCGCCGGGACGCCCCGGCGCCACCACAACAACACCCTGCGCGCCTGGGAATCGCTCCCCATCCGCGTCCACCTGGAACAGAGGATCCGATGA